One part of the Melospiza melodia melodia isolate bMelMel2 chromosome 3, bMelMel2.pri, whole genome shotgun sequence genome encodes these proteins:
- the CCDC85A gene encoding coiled-coil domain-containing protein 85A isoform X3, translated as MSKVAAESCGAAPAEDLSKVSDEELLKWSKEELIRSLRRAEAEKMSAMLDHSNLIREVNRRLQLHLGEIRGLKDINQKLQEDNQELRDLCCFLDDDRQKGKRVSREWQRLGRYSASVMHKEVALYLQKLKELEVRQEEVVKENLELKELCVLLDEEKSGGAGSRSSIDSQISLCQLTAASAYIRDVGDGSSTSSTGSTDSPDHHKHHPSTSPEHLQKPRGEGSPEHQKHRSISPEHLQKPRGSGSPDHHLKGPSPEHHKTIVKVPEPQKHSSSSPETIPKHVLSSSPEHFQKQRPGGSPEHQKHSGGSPDHLQKHTPSGSTEHLHKVRGTSPEHLKQHYGGSPEHLKHLSGGSREGTLRRQVTDELSPHHRSLYNGMNGCVEETWRCCRVVPWN; from the exons ATGTCCAAAGTGGCGGCGGAAAGTTGCGGAGCAGCCCCGGCCGAGGACTTGTCCAAGGTGTCGGACGAGGAGCTGCTCAAGTGGAGCAAGGAGGAGCTGATCCGCAGCCTCCGGCGCGCCGAGGCTGAGAAGATGAGCGCGATGCTGGACCACAGCAACCTCATCCGCGAGGTGAACCGCCGCCTCCAGCTCCACCTCGGCGAGATCCGCGGCTTGAAG GACATCAACCAGAAGCTGCAGGAAGATAACCAGGAGCTGAGGGACCTGTGCTGCTTCCTGGATGACGACCGGCAGAAGGGCAAGAGGGTGTCCCGCGAGTGGCAGCGCCTGGGCAGGTACAGCGCCAGCGTCATGCACAAGGAGGTGGCCCTGTACCTGCAgaagctgaaggagctggaagtgaggcaggaagaagtggTTAAGGAGAACCTGGAGCTGAAGGAGTTGTGTGTGTTGCTGGATGAGGAGAAGAGCGGAGGCGCGGGCAGCCGGAGCTCCATCGACAGCCAGATCAGCCTGTGCCAGCTGACGGCCGCCAGCGCCTACATCAGAGATGTGGGGGatggcagcagcacctccagcacgGGCAGCACTGACAGCCCAGACCATCACAAACACCACCCAAGCACCAGTCCAGAGCACCTGCAGAAACCTCGGGGGGAAGGGAGCCCTGAGCATCAGAAGCACAGGAGTATCAGCCCCGAGCACCTGCAGAAGCCCAGGGGTTCTGGCAGTCCTGATCACCACCTGAAAGGGCCGAGCCCTGAGCACCACAAAACCATTGTCAAAGTACCTGAACcacaaaagcacagcagcagcagcccagaaaCTATCCCAAAGCACGTTTTGAGTAGTAGCCCTGAACACTTTCAAAAGCAGAGGCCTGGGGGTAGCCCTGAGCACCAAAAGCACAGTGGGGGCAGCCCTGACCACCTGCAGAAGCACACGCCCAGTGGAAGTACAGAGCACCTGCACAAGGTGAGGGGTACGAGCCCAGAGCACCTCAAACAGCACTATGGAGGGAGCCCAGAGCACCTCAAACACCTCAGCGGAGGCAGCAGAGAAGGGACCCTCAGGAGACAAGTGACAGATGAGCTGTCCCCTCACCACAGGAGTTTGTACAACGGAATGAATG